One segment of Erigeron canadensis isolate Cc75 chromosome 2, C_canadensis_v1, whole genome shotgun sequence DNA contains the following:
- the LOC122587340 gene encoding mRNA-decapping enzyme subunit 2-like, which yields MSGGGIPRSSSAPLKDGIPPKELLDDLCSRFVLNVPKEDQQSFERILFLVEYAHWFYEDNSVENNPSLKSFTLKEFTSLMFNSCDVLKPYVPHIDDIFKDFTSYKVRVPVTGAIILDQTYERCVLVKGWKGTSWSFPRGKKNKDEEDDACAIREVLEETGFNVSKLINKEDYIEMIFGPQRVRLYIVGGVKDDTTFAPQTKKEISEIAWQRLDDLLPANRDVISRSVTGLKLYMVTPFLKSLKLWISSHQPPIAPRADSPARALSVWKAKGSSSGSNLVITETPSNSNLVSLPVLHSNFSSDKGPGRSFRNFQFNSAPILQAIDAAFS from the exons aTGTCAGGGGGAGGGATACCAAGATCATCAAGTGCACCATTGAAAGATGGCATCCCTCCTAAAGAACTCCTTGATGATCTTTGCAG TCGGTTTGTTCTAAATGTACCCAAAGAAGATCAACAATCGTTTGAAAGGATACTGTTTCTCGTGGAGTATGCTCATTGGTTCTATGAAGACAATTCCGTAGAAAATAATCCGTCTTTGAAGTCATTCACTCTGAAAGAATTTACCTCTTTAA TGTTCAACAGTTGTGATGTTTTGAAGCCTTATGTCCCTCATATAGATGACATATTTAAAGATTTCACATCATACAAGGTTCGAGTTCCAGTAACCGGGGCCATCATTTTGGACCAAACGTATGAAAGG TGTGTATTGGTGAAAGGGTGGAAGGGAACCAGCTGGAGTTTTCCTAGAGGTAAAAAGAACAAAGATGAGGAAGATGATGCATGTGCCATCAGAGAA GTGCTAGAAGAAACTGGATTTAATGTTtcaaaacttattaataaagAAGACTATATTGAAATGATATTTGGGCCACAAAGAGTGCGACTCTACATAGTTGGAGGTGTGAAAGACGACACAACATTTGCACCACAAACCAAAAAGGAGATCAGT GAAATTGCATGGCAGAGGCTTGATGACCTTCTACCAGCAAATCGAGATGTAATATCACGTAGTGTAACAGGGCTTAAGCTTTACATGGTCACTCCATTTTTGAA ATCTTTGAAATTGTGGATTTCTTCACATCAGCCCCCAATCGCACCCAGAGCCGATTCACCTGCTAGAG CATTGAGTGTGTGGAAGGCAAAAGGCAGCTCATCGGGGAGTAACTTGGTGATTACAGAGACTCCATCAAACAGTAACCTGGTTTCACTTCCAGTTCTACATTCAAATTTCTCTTCTGACAAAGGCCCTGGCCGAAGCTTCAGAAACTTCCAGTTCAATAGTGCTCCCATTCTACAAGCAATTGATGCTGCTTTCTCGTGA